In Streptomyces nojiriensis, the sequence AGCCGCCGCTCCGCGAGGGTGAGGCCGATGCCGTTCGTCCCGGCGAACTGCTCGGCGAAGACGAACCCGGGCACGGTCTGGATCGGGGCGAGACGGCGGGCCATGGATTTCTCGCCGAAGCGGCGCGCGAGCACCATGCCGTGGCCGTCGGCGAGGCTGATGTTCGTCTGGCTGCCCGCGAAGATGGCCTGGAGCCGGTCGAGCACGGGCTCTGCGGCGCGCAGCAGCGGACCGTCCAGGTCGACGTCCTCCTGGAAGGGGAGCTCGGACTGGTCCGGCGACAGCCCCAGCAGACGGCTGCGCTGCCACGAACTCAGGATCGGACTTCTCACGCTCCCCTCGACCGACTCGCCTTGCAGGAATCGGTCACGGAAGCGCACGGGGCCGATGCGGTCCCCGACGACCCCCATGTGCATCACGTCCCCTCACCGGAGCGCCCTCGATCACAGGATTTGAGTATATTCCTCACATTTCGGCGATGAGTAAGGGAGCGAAGTGATCAGCGGGCGCGGGCGTCACAGGATCGCGACCGGATTGACGGGTGAACCCGTTCCGCCGGGGACGTTCAGCGGGGCCACGACGAGCAGGAACGCGTAACGGCCCGCTTCGGCGCACGCGGCCGAGAGCGGTTCGAGGTCGAGGTTGTCCAGCAGCGGCACGCCCATCGCCGTGACGGCGAGCGCGTGCACGGGGGAATGCAGCCCCTCGACCGGCGAAGGCCGTACATCGCTGTCGCCGTCGCCGCCCAGCAGCGCGACGGCCCGCTCGGCCAGCAGCGGCAGGGCGTGCACGTGCCAGCCCGCGCTCGCCGCGTCCGGGTTCCAGGGGCCGAGCTCCCGGCGCCGGCGCAAGGCCCCGGAGCGCAGCAGCACCGCGTCGCCGTCCCCGACGGTCACTCCGAGCGCCTCCTCCGCGGCGACGAGGTCCCGGGCGTGCACCGCACGGCCCGGTTCGAGCCATTCGACGCCGAGGACGGCGGGCAGGTCGACCAGGACGCCCCGCGCGACCAGGGGGCCGAGCGCCGACACCGCTCCGAAGCGGGCACCCGCCGCATCGACGTGGTCACGCGCCGCGCGCCCGTCGTACAGTCGCCCCCGGTAGGC encodes:
- a CDS encoding cyclase family protein: MSDVPAGGPANGPAVSREEFDALFASVRTWGRWAAADRGAWNRVTAEHARRATATVRDGTVVPMARPWDTRPGPDNAKPALHYMSDLGDVQAPEPSVHKDFLAADYHGKAVTHLDALSHVAYRGRLYDGRAARDHVDAAGARFGAVSALGPLVARGVLVDLPAVLGVEWLEPGRAVHARDLVAAEEALGVTVGDGDAVLLRSGALRRRRELGPWNPDAASAGWHVHALPLLAERAVALLGGDGDSDVRPSPVEGLHSPVHALAVTAMGVPLLDNLDLEPLSAACAEAGRYAFLLVVAPLNVPGGTGSPVNPVAIL